cttattattattattattatactaAAACGGGCGTTTCATATATTAGAAGTACGAGTGCactcaataaaatcagaaaaccaCAAGTCTTGGAATGTCCTGAGCAACTCTTCCTCTCCAGCCTACAGAGTACTCTAGAGAGGCAGACCACATAAAAAGCCACTCAGTCCATAGCCGCGTTGGCCTTTCTGAGCCTATACTTAGCCTGAAAGACCACCACATTGCTCACCATTGCCTAAATATTCCAAAGCAGAAACCCTCTCTCTGGTTCTGATGATTAGAACAGAACGAAAAATTGTTATGTTGGTTATGTTTAGTAAGAATCCTGTATCAtgacttttttttaaaagaaaaaaatctcaaGTAGTTTAGTCAAATTAGTTTCTTGATGGAGAAAGTAATATTAGGGATTTATgaagattttttattttcttcctttttttattggttttatttttattgaagtTAAATcatatctttttcttccttcaaaAGCCATTGCCAAACCTTTTCCATGCCTCCTTTGCATCATCTTATGCTTTATGTTCTAtgtttttctcccttttttaaattaaattttccATGGATGCTTTAACTTCCAAGATGTCACACAGgcctttccttccttcctttttttttttttttttgatgttgtaaCACCAAGATTCTTATATGTACAGGAAATCGAGGTCAAAGTTAAAGGTTACAACTTCAGAATAAAAACACTTGCCAGAATATCAACACATCTGTAAATTAACAGGCTTTATCTTATGGGAATCAGCTGTTCTTGTGTAATGTATTAGCAGAAACCAATAAAAACATTATTTACCAGTAAAATTCatttaatttgaattttttataaGAACATTATTTACTAAAACCTCTCAACAAAACAAGTTTCCAAATCTTTAAATCCAAACGGAGGGTAGAGGAGTTTAAGTGAAAACTTTGTTTTCTGATCATTATCGACCTAAACAAACATCTGGTGCTTGGTACCACACACCATCATATCTTGTACCAAATTCATGTACTGCATcaatcttttctctcttttttttctcttgttttctttttttggtaacGCACGTTGGGCCGTGGGCCCCGCTTGTAAAGTTCGCGGCAAAATCCTTTCTTTTGCCATCTCTATCCTGCCAACCTCAACGGCCTCTTCACGTCCTCACTTATTTCCAGTTAAAATACTCCGCAGAGCAACTTAATGCTCTTTACTTTCCTCCCTAAACGACGTAATAAGTACTAATCGGTCGTTAAAAAtctcatattattattattattaattcgGGAATGAGTAAGCTTAGATTAATCCGCAGGCAGATACTTTCTTCCCCCCTGCGATCCCAAAGCCAAGCGAACCCccaccttcttttttttctgtttcctttttttctcttcctgTCGCCAtcggaaagagagaaagaaggggaCAAAGAGAAACGTTTAAACTttgtaaaccctaaccctagattCTTTAACCCAAATGCTAACCCTAATTCGAGGAGGAGAAGTCAAGCATCCTCGTCACCGACGTCTTAATCAAGGGGGTGGTTGCTTTGTCCAATTATGGTGTTCGAAGAGTTCGAGTTGGACCGGCCGGTGAGATTCTTTGATCGGGCAGGGGTCGAATTGTGCTGCGGGGATTTGGGACTttaggaggaggagatggatgGGTGGAAGTGGTGGTGTTGGCACCGAGGAAACGCCGCCAATTTCGTCCATCGCGAGCCGGAGTTCTTCTCCCTTCCCTCGCCCATCCCCGAATGGCCACAAGGTgggatttttttgaaaaagaaaaattcttggaATTGTATCCGATTTGTCTTCCATTTGCAAAAAAATTGTTTCTTTATGTTGGCTGCCTTCTGGTTCTTTAATTTATTGTGCCTTTTGAGGAAttcaaggtcaaagtttgtgtTTTTCCGACAAGAATTGCTCGATTTGTTATTTGGGTTTTCTGAATCGTTTGCCAATTTCTGTTCTTGGATCTTGTTTGAAATCTAGTTTCTTGCCCTATGCCTGTGCtatttgttttattatttgatgAGGTAAATTTGTAGGAAATTTGATTGCTTTGGAATTGTTTATATGCAGCTACCTGTCTGTTGtatgtttttccttttcccccTTTGTTGAGCGCTTGGGAGCATGCCTGCTGGTGTGTGATGAGTATCAGTAGTTTATGGATGCATGGTTGGGGTATGAAATCCCAAACTAAATATTGGTTTCTACTCTTCTTGCGGTATTAAATGATCTAGAGATTATGTGTCGTGTTCTTTGTTACATAATAGGTCTGATGTGTATTAATTTTTTTGTCATGGTGGTTGCTTGGTTTATTTGATGACCAGCTTTCTAGGTACCCCCGAATCTACTAGTCATCGCCTTTGAGCTGGGAAAAGCATTTACCTGGAGTCGGCTATTCCTGATTCAGCAAAGGAAAGAAGCCTTGATCCCAAGTAATTTGGCTTTTCCTCCATCATTAGCTTCTGTTATCTTTATTAAAAAGATTTTGTAAGGAACCTTCATATCAGAAATCTAGTTACTATTATGCCATCAAATATTTTGTTTCCTACATACTGATACCTGTGTCGTTGCAAGTCAAATGGATGAAGAAATATCTCCAGTCATTTAATAGAAGTGTTGTTGGTATCTATACTTCCTTTGTATCTGGGACCACCTGTTAGTAGAAGTGTTTGCTCTATAACTCcacaaaaatatataagaaattGCACTGTATGAGGTCTATTTACATTGCAGTTATTGTTTTCCTCTTCTGGCTTATATAAGTTTATGTGTTCTCCGGTAGCTGTATCAGTGTTTTCCCTATGTTTCtatgtttgaccaaattgaaAAGGATGAGAAAAGAATTACATGTTATCCTCGTGTCCACTCTTAATACCTGATTCTAGATAATTTTAATATCCACCAGCAAATTGTCTATACTTTTTAGAATTATCTTCTCAGGTGAAGGGTTTGCTAAGGGAAAAATATGCATTGGAGAACTGGAAGTTGTAAAAGTGACCAAGTTCCAGAGCATTTGGAGCTGCTTTTCATCTAAGGATGGTGCTAAAGGAGCTACATTCTATCAACCTTCAGAAATACCAGATGGTTTCATTAGCCTTGGTCACTATGGCCAACCAAATGACCAGCCGTTACATGGTTTTGTTCTTGTGGTGAGAGAGCTTGCTGATTCCGAAGCAACAGCTGATCTGCCAGCTCTGCAGAAACCCCTAGATTATACCCTTGTTTGGAGTTCATCTGACTGGACAGAAAATGACCATGATGGCTGTGGTTACTTCTGGCTTCCATCACCTCCAGAGGGTTATAAATCTCTGGGTTATTTGGTCACCAAAGGACCCAACAAGCCCTCCCTTGAAGAAGTTAGATGCGTCCGATGTGATCTAACAGAGACTTGCGAGGCTTATGATTTGATAGTTGATATGGAACCCATGTTTCCGGAGTTCCCCTGCCAAATTTGGAAAGTGAGGCCTTCCCTTCGGGGGATGTGGGAAAAAGGTCTATCTGTTGGAACGTTCTTCTGCAGTACTAACTCTATCTTTGAAGATGAGCCGAGGATTTCTTGCTTAAAGAACCTCGATTATTCTCTACAAGCAATGCCAAATTTAGAGCAGATCCATGCACTCATGAAGCATTATGGTCCTACTGTTTTCTTCCATCCAAATGAAATTTATTTGCCTTCATCGGTTCCATGGTTTTTCGAGAATGGAGCTACTTTATATACAAGAGGCATAAAAGTGGGAGAGGATATAAGTGCCGAAGGTTCAAACCTACCTGTTGGTGGTGAAAATGATGGAGAATACTGGATGGATCTTCCTCAGGATGAAAGGGCTGACGATGTCAAGCAGGGGAGCATAGATAGCTGCAAACTCTATGTTCATGTGAAACCAGCACTAGGAGGCACATTCACCGATCTTTCCATATGGGTATTTTGTCCCTTCAATGGCCCGGCTACAATAAAAATTGGGGTGGCCAGTTTCTCTCTCAGCAAGATTGGGAGGCATGTTGGAGATTGGGAACATTTCACACTTAGAATAAGCAATTTCACAGGTGAGCTTTGGAGTATCTTCTTTTCACAGCATAGTGGAGGAGAGTGGGTGGATGCTTCTGGCTTAGAGTTTATCGAA
Above is a genomic segment from Phoenix dactylifera cultivar Barhee BC4 chromosome 2, palm_55x_up_171113_PBpolish2nd_filt_p, whole genome shotgun sequence containing:
- the LOC120109361 gene encoding uncharacterized protein LOC120109361 isoform X2 is translated as MDGWKWWCWHRGNAANFVHREPEFFSLPSPIPEWPQGEGFAKGKICIGELEVVKVTKFQSIWSCFSSKDGAKGATFYQPSEIPDGFISLGHYGQPNDQPLHGFVLVVRELADSEATADLPALQKPLDYTLVWSSSDWTENDHDGCGYFWLPSPPEGYKSLGYLVTKGPNKPSLEEVRCVRCDLTETCEAYDLIVDMEPMFPEFPCQIWKVRPSLRGMWEKGLSVGTFFCSTNSIFEDEPRISCLKNLDYSLQAMPNLEQIHALMKHYGPTVFFHPNEIYLPSSVPWFFENGATLYTRGIKVGEDISAEGSNLPVGGENDGEYWMDLPQDERADDVKQGSIDSCKLYVHVKPALGGTFTDLSIWVFCPFNGPATIKIGVASFSLSKIGRHVGDWEHFTLRISNFTGELWSIFFSQHSGGEWVDASGLEFIEGNKAVVYSSKSGHASFPHAGTYLQGSEKLGIGVRNDAAQSNLLVDSSVKYQIVAAEYLGDAVSEPNWLQYMREWGPTIIYNSKTELDRILRFLPFNLRFTVENIFDSLPMELYGEEGPTGPKEKDNWEGDERC
- the LOC120109361 gene encoding uncharacterized protein LOC120109361 isoform X1, whose product is MDGWKWWCWHRGNAANFVHREPEFFSLPSPIPEWPQATCLLYVFPFPPLLSAWEHACWCVMSISSLWMHGWGEGFAKGKICIGELEVVKVTKFQSIWSCFSSKDGAKGATFYQPSEIPDGFISLGHYGQPNDQPLHGFVLVVRELADSEATADLPALQKPLDYTLVWSSSDWTENDHDGCGYFWLPSPPEGYKSLGYLVTKGPNKPSLEEVRCVRCDLTETCEAYDLIVDMEPMFPEFPCQIWKVRPSLRGMWEKGLSVGTFFCSTNSIFEDEPRISCLKNLDYSLQAMPNLEQIHALMKHYGPTVFFHPNEIYLPSSVPWFFENGATLYTRGIKVGEDISAEGSNLPVGGENDGEYWMDLPQDERADDVKQGSIDSCKLYVHVKPALGGTFTDLSIWVFCPFNGPATIKIGVASFSLSKIGRHVGDWEHFTLRISNFTGELWSIFFSQHSGGEWVDASGLEFIEGNKAVVYSSKSGHASFPHAGTYLQGSEKLGIGVRNDAAQSNLLVDSSVKYQIVAAEYLGDAVSEPNWLQYMREWGPTIIYNSKTELDRILRFLPFNLRFTVENIFDSLPMELYGEEGPTGPKEKDNWEGDERC